A single Cetobacterium somerae ATCC BAA-474 DNA region contains:
- a CDS encoding N-acetylmuramoyl-L-alanine amidase, with protein sequence MIKKIVFLFLTLVLSSCTSLKYSVNSSKYKSKSYNERVRFVILHYTALNDERSITALTKNNVSSHYLVTQERYDSVYSLVPDTQRAWHAGTSSFDGYKNLNDNSIGIEISNLGYSSASKQKTANLKEGIVDTTMFYPYNDAQVFKIGMLLKELTAKYKINPKYILGHSDIAPTRKFDPGPKFPWKHLYDHYGVGAWFEKKDFNAFYSQDLFNSYSAKDLKDELRKYGYDINSTDNWDLQSKKVVSAFQMHFRPRKVDGVFDLETFAIIKALNKKYK encoded by the coding sequence ATGATTAAAAAAATAGTTTTTTTGTTTTTAACCCTTGTTTTATCTTCGTGCACATCGCTAAAATACAGTGTTAATTCGTCTAAATACAAATCAAAATCTTATAATGAAAGAGTTAGATTTGTTATTTTACACTACACTGCTTTAAATGATGAACGTTCAATCACTGCTTTAACAAAAAATAATGTTAGCTCTCATTATCTAGTTACTCAAGAAAGGTATGATTCTGTTTACTCTTTAGTTCCTGATACTCAAAGAGCTTGGCATGCTGGAACTAGTTCCTTTGATGGTTACAAAAATCTAAATGATAATTCAATTGGAATTGAAATCTCTAATTTAGGTTATTCAAGTGCTAGTAAACAAAAAACAGCAAATTTAAAAGAGGGTATTGTTGATACAACTATGTTTTACCCATATAATGATGCTCAAGTTTTTAAAATTGGAATGTTATTAAAAGAACTTACTGCTAAATATAAGATTAATCCTAAATACATTTTAGGACATTCTGATATTGCTCCTACTAGAAAGTTTGATCCTGGTCCAAAATTCCCATGGAAACATCTTTATGACCATTATGGTGTTGGTGCTTGGTTTGAGAAAAAAGATTTTAATGCTTTTTATTCACAAGATCTTTTTAATTCATATTCAGCTAAAGATTTAAAAGATGAATTACGTAAATATGGGTATGATATTAATTCCACTGATAATTGGGATTTACAAAGTAAAAAAGTGGTTTCTGCATTCCAGATGCATTTTAGACCTAGAAAAGTTGATGGTGTTTTTGACCTTGAAACTTTTGCTATTATAAAGGCATTAAATAAAAAATACAAATAA
- a CDS encoding HU family DNA-binding protein — MTKKEFAKVLFEKGVFSSKAEAERKLDSVLVTIEETLQAGEEINFIGWGKFEVVERPERTGRNPKTGEEIKIEAKKTVKFKAGKSLVDKMN, encoded by the coding sequence ATGACAAAAAAAGAATTCGCAAAAGTATTATTTGAAAAAGGTGTATTCTCTTCAAAAGCTGAAGCAGAAAGAAAGTTAGATTCAGTTCTAGTTACAATAGAGGAGACTTTACAAGCTGGAGAGGAAATCAACTTCATCGGATGGGGAAAATTTGAGGTAGTTGAAAGACCTGAAAGAACTGGAAGAAACCCTAAAACTGGAGAAGAAATTAAAATAGAAGCTAAGAAAACTGTAAAGTTTAAAGCTGGAAAGTCTTTAGTAGACAAAATGAACTAA
- the fusA gene encoding elongation factor G, with protein sequence MISYEMSEIRNITLLGHRGSGKSSLVEAMLYISNTTPKMGSVDSQTSISDFDKEEMKQGFSINTSVIPLEYLGHKYNILDTPGYSDFSGEVSSALAVSGGAVLVINGAAGVEVGTERAWRLLEEAGIPRVIFINKMNKGVHNYEKLLYDMKEKFGKKVAPFCIPIGFEEEFKGFVNVVDLKGRIFNGESCEDAPIPEDIDVAEVRNLLLEAIAETDENLLNKYFSGEDFTEEEIKQGLHNGVVSGEIVPVIIGSASNGIGVRTLFEMLYNYLPTPLEVNGGIKIGYTTNKSEMLTRKVAVDEPFSAVIFKTIVDPYMGKISLFKVNSGVIKKDDEVLISNKGVKVKVGNISFFRGGKQLPAEEVRAGDIGAMTKIQEAQTGDTLCDKDNVILYQVIEFPKPCLYMSIVPKEKSDDDKLSGALQRLMDEDPSFSIGRNYETKELIIGGQGEKHLNILLNKLENKFGVNALLKEPEVSYRETIKNSVEAQGRHKKQSGGAGQFGEVFIKFEPNSDEFGFYDNIHGGVVPKTYIPAVEKGLLEAKNKGKLAGYPVINIKATLYDGSYHPVDSNEISFKQAAILAFRKGMETAKCVILEPIVKMEIVAPDEYIGDIMGDMNKRRGRILGMEPKAYSEQLLIVEVPESEILKYAIDLKSLTQGRGRFEYSFLKYEELQENLAQKIIEIRKNK encoded by the coding sequence ATGATTAGTTATGAAATGAGTGAGATAAGAAATATAACTCTTTTGGGGCATCGTGGAAGTGGAAAAAGTAGCTTAGTAGAGGCCATGCTATACATATCTAATACAACCCCTAAAATGGGGAGTGTTGACTCTCAAACAAGTATATCAGATTTTGATAAAGAGGAAATGAAACAGGGATTTTCAATTAATACGTCAGTTATACCTCTTGAATATTTAGGACATAAATACAATATACTAGATACACCAGGATATTCAGATTTTTCAGGAGAGGTTTCATCAGCTTTGGCAGTTTCAGGAGGAGCAGTTTTAGTTATCAATGGTGCAGCAGGAGTGGAAGTAGGAACAGAGAGAGCCTGGAGATTGCTTGAAGAAGCTGGTATTCCAAGAGTTATTTTTATTAATAAGATGAATAAAGGAGTCCATAATTATGAGAAACTTCTTTATGATATGAAAGAAAAATTTGGTAAAAAAGTAGCACCATTTTGTATACCAATAGGATTTGAAGAGGAGTTTAAAGGTTTTGTAAATGTTGTGGATTTAAAAGGGAGAATTTTTAATGGTGAGTCATGTGAAGATGCTCCAATTCCAGAAGATATAGATGTGGCAGAAGTAAGAAATCTTTTATTAGAGGCAATTGCTGAGACTGATGAAAACCTTTTAAATAAGTATTTTTCAGGAGAGGATTTTACTGAGGAAGAAATTAAGCAGGGGTTACATAATGGTGTTGTTAGTGGAGAAATTGTTCCTGTTATCATTGGATCAGCAAGTAATGGAATAGGTGTTCGAACTCTTTTTGAAATGCTATATAACTATTTACCAACACCTTTAGAGGTAAATGGAGGTATTAAAATAGGTTATACGACAAATAAAAGTGAGATGCTAACAAGAAAAGTTGCAGTTGATGAGCCGTTCTCTGCAGTTATATTTAAAACGATAGTAGATCCATATATGGGAAAAATATCGTTATTTAAGGTTAATTCAGGAGTTATTAAAAAAGATGATGAAGTATTAATTTCAAATAAAGGAGTAAAAGTTAAAGTAGGAAATATTTCATTCTTTAGAGGTGGAAAACAATTACCAGCAGAAGAGGTAAGAGCAGGAGATATAGGTGCTATGACAAAGATTCAAGAGGCTCAGACGGGAGATACCCTATGTGATAAAGATAATGTCATTTTATATCAAGTAATAGAGTTTCCAAAGCCATGTTTATATATGTCCATTGTTCCAAAAGAAAAAAGTGATGATGATAAGTTAAGTGGAGCTCTTCAAAGGTTAATGGATGAGGATCCCTCTTTTTCAATAGGAAGAAATTATGAAACAAAAGAGCTAATAATTGGTGGACAAGGAGAAAAACATCTGAATATACTTCTTAATAAACTTGAAAATAAATTTGGTGTGAATGCTTTATTGAAAGAACCAGAAGTTTCCTATAGAGAAACAATTAAAAATAGTGTTGAAGCCCAAGGTAGACATAAAAAACAATCAGGAGGAGCAGGACAATTTGGAGAAGTATTTATAAAGTTCGAACCTAATAGTGACGAGTTTGGATTTTATGATAATATTCATGGTGGAGTAGTTCCTAAAACTTACATTCCAGCAGTAGAAAAGGGATTGTTAGAAGCAAAAAATAAAGGTAAATTAGCAGGTTATCCAGTAATAAACATAAAGGCAACACTGTATGATGGGTCTTATCATCCTGTAGATTCAAATGAAATATCATTTAAACAAGCAGCCATATTAGCCTTTAGAAAAGGAATGGAGACAGCTAAGTGTGTCATATTAGAGCCAATTGTAAAAATGGAAATAGTAGCTCCTGATGAATATATAGGAGATATTATGGGAGATATGAATAAAAGAAGAGGAAGAATTTTAGGAATGGAACCAAAAGCTTACTCTGAGCAGCTTTTAATTGTAGAAGTTCCCGAAAGCGAGATATTAAAATATGCAATAGATTTAAAATCATTAACTCAGGGTAGAGGAAGATTTGAATATAGCTTTTTAAAATATGAGGAGCTTCAAGAAAATTTAGCACAAAAAATAATAGAAATAAGAAAAAATAAGTAA
- a CDS encoding magnesium transporter CorA family protein, translated as MIKIYKSHNDILEKKLFSISETLEVEKLTEKNTWIHLSNPTEEEIRVVTNSFDIPEEHIRAALDEEEKARLEIDDDIILVIIDVPIHDENNRCSFTTVPLGIILLKDHILTVSTVKLSLIEEFVQGRIKSFFTFKKTRFILQMLFRNSTYFLLYLKQIGRISDNIERQLKNNLRNQELMLLLELEKSLVYFTTSLKSNEAVLERMMRTEIVKRYPDDLELLEDVIIETKQAIEMANIYSSILGSTRDAFSTVMSNNLNIVMKKLTSITIVFAIPTVVSGLWGMNVGGVPFASDTYGFLWVLLVAFACGIIITWILFKKELF; from the coding sequence ATGATAAAAATTTACAAAAGTCATAATGATATTTTAGAAAAAAAACTTTTCTCAATTTCTGAAACACTTGAAGTTGAAAAATTAACTGAAAAAAATACATGGATTCATCTTTCAAATCCTACAGAGGAAGAGATTAGAGTTGTTACTAATAGCTTTGATATTCCTGAAGAACATATTCGAGCAGCTCTTGATGAAGAGGAAAAAGCTCGTTTGGAAATTGATGATGATATAATCTTAGTTATTATTGATGTTCCTATCCATGATGAGAATAATCGTTGTTCTTTCACTACTGTTCCACTTGGAATAATTTTATTGAAAGATCATATTTTAACCGTATCCACTGTCAAACTCTCTCTTATTGAAGAGTTTGTTCAAGGAAGAATTAAAAGTTTTTTTACATTTAAAAAAACAAGATTTATTTTACAAATGCTTTTTAGAAACTCTACATATTTCTTACTTTACCTAAAACAAATTGGAAGAATAAGTGATAACATCGAAAGGCAACTAAAAAATAATCTTAGAAACCAAGAACTTATGCTTCTTCTTGAATTGGAAAAAAGTTTGGTTTATTTTACTACATCTTTAAAATCAAATGAAGCCGTTCTTGAGAGAATGATGAGAACTGAAATTGTAAAAAGATATCCAGATGATTTAGAACTTCTTGAAGACGTTATAATAGAAACTAAACAAGCAATTGAAATGGCCAATATTTATTCAAGTATTCTAGGTAGTACTCGAGATGCTTTTTCTACTGTTATGTCAAATAACCTTAATATAGTAATGAAAAAACTTACTTCTATTACAATTGTGTTTGCTATTCCTACCGTTGTTTCTGGACTTTGGGGAATGAACGTAGGTGGAGTTCCTTTTGCTTCAGATACCTATGGTTTTCTTTGGGTTCTACTTGTAGCATTTGCTTGTGGAATTATAATAACATGGATTTTATTTAAAAAAGAACTATTTTAA
- a CDS encoding DNA polymerase III subunit beta has protein sequence MNFNIRRNELVEIFSEFINILKDNPIKPIISGLKIESNSGKVTFTGTNLDINYIKTIYCETIEDGVVIFKPNLALEYIKLLDDETINLSSKNDILSIHLAEFTLLYNDNFPENLKLPLVDEIAKISPQELYKSFERTKFSVAPSTENLAINCIRTLFREDRISFVSTDSYRLTYLKTDNKSLLEKDFSIPLESVNILCKLIKDLNEDITIGSNGENLIFLWKNTYFLTKVTTLPFPNFDAILCGNSFSKEMEFNYNDFKSALKKVLTVARTSNESKNGAILEFKGKKLSISASSGKAKINQKVDMIKNGDDFKCSLNIKFLFEFVENLNNNVFIKGNTSSAMFEITEGDNSSYKYILMPLALRD, from the coding sequence ATGAATTTTAATATTAGAAGAAATGAACTAGTTGAAATTTTCTCTGAATTTATTAATATTTTAAAAGATAATCCAATTAAACCGATTATTTCTGGTTTAAAAATAGAATCAAATAGTGGTAAAGTAACGTTTACAGGTACTAACCTTGACATTAACTATATAAAAACTATCTATTGCGAAACAATTGAAGATGGTGTAGTTATTTTTAAACCAAATTTAGCTTTAGAATATATTAAGCTTTTAGATGATGAAACTATTAATTTATCATCTAAAAATGATATTCTTTCTATTCATTTAGCTGAGTTTACTTTATTATATAACGATAATTTTCCTGAAAATTTAAAACTTCCACTTGTTGATGAAATTGCAAAAATTTCACCTCAAGAACTTTATAAAAGTTTTGAAAGAACAAAATTTTCGGTTGCTCCTTCAACAGAAAATTTAGCAATAAATTGTATTAGAACTCTTTTTAGAGAAGATAGAATCTCTTTTGTATCAACAGATTCATATAGATTAACTTATTTAAAAACGGATAACAAATCTCTTTTAGAAAAGGATTTTTCAATTCCTCTTGAATCTGTTAATATTTTGTGTAAATTAATCAAAGATTTAAATGAAGATATAACTATTGGTTCAAATGGTGAGAACCTTATTTTCTTATGGAAAAATACTTACTTCCTTACAAAAGTAACTACTCTTCCATTTCCTAATTTTGATGCTATCCTTTGTGGAAATAGTTTCAGTAAAGAGATGGAGTTTAATTACAATGATTTCAAAAGTGCTTTAAAAAAGGTTTTAACAGTGGCAAGAACTAGTAATGAATCAAAAAATGGCGCTATCTTAGAATTCAAAGGAAAAAAACTTTCTATTTCTGCCTCTTCTGGTAAAGCAAAAATTAATCAAAAAGTTGATATGATTAAAAATGGAGATGATTTTAAATGCTCTCTTAATATAAAATTCCTTTTTGAATTTGTTGAAAATTTAAATAATAATGTTTTTATTAAAGGAAATACTTCTTCAGCTATGTTTGAAATTACTGAAGGAGATAACAGTTCTTATAAATATATTTTAATGCCTCTTGCACTAAGAGACTAA
- a CDS encoding extracellular solute-binding protein, whose product MKKIITLLSLVFLLLSCGNEKQKNENVLYLYGWADYIPTKIYEDFEKETGIKVIEDIYSSNEEMFAKIKAGGSGYDILTPSTDYAEILMNDGMLEKLDKSKLPSLNNIDPMVFEKLQYFDSNNDYAFPFAMGATTIAVNTKYVKDFPKDFTIYNNAEYKGKMTLLDDMREVMTSALGTLGYPQTTEDEAAISQAANLVKEWKKNIAKFDSESFGKGFANGDFWVVHCYPDNVLNELTPEQLETTEFIIPEKGGTAYIDSFVIPKTAPNKEAAYKFLDFVQRPENYKLIAEHLRIPSINVPARELITVEPLYSIDDLRHTEILRDIKNTLDLQSKYWQEILID is encoded by the coding sequence GTGAAAAAAATAATAACTTTATTATCTTTAGTTTTCCTACTACTTTCATGTGGTAACGAAAAACAAAAAAATGAGAATGTTCTTTATCTTTATGGATGGGCTGATTATATTCCCACTAAAATTTATGAAGATTTTGAAAAAGAAACGGGTATTAAAGTAATTGAAGATATTTATTCATCAAATGAAGAGATGTTTGCTAAAATTAAGGCTGGAGGATCTGGATATGATATCTTAACACCTTCAACTGATTATGCTGAAATTTTAATGAATGATGGAATGCTTGAAAAACTTGATAAGTCTAAATTGCCATCATTAAATAATATAGATCCTATGGTATTTGAAAAGCTGCAGTACTTTGATTCTAATAATGATTATGCTTTTCCCTTTGCAATGGGTGCTACAACTATAGCAGTAAACACTAAATACGTTAAAGATTTTCCAAAAGATTTCACAATTTATAACAATGCTGAATATAAAGGAAAAATGACTTTACTAGATGATATGAGAGAGGTTATGACTTCTGCTTTAGGAACTTTAGGATATCCTCAAACAACTGAAGATGAAGCTGCTATATCTCAAGCTGCTAATCTTGTAAAAGAATGGAAAAAAAATATTGCCAAATTTGATTCTGAATCTTTTGGTAAAGGTTTTGCTAATGGTGATTTCTGGGTTGTACATTGCTATCCTGATAATGTTTTAAACGAATTAACTCCAGAACAGTTAGAAACAACTGAATTTATAATTCCGGAAAAAGGTGGTACAGCTTATATTGATTCGTTTGTTATCCCAAAAACTGCACCAAATAAAGAAGCTGCATATAAGTTTTTGGATTTTGTACAAAGACCTGAAAACTATAAGCTAATTGCAGAGCATTTAAGAATTCCATCTATAAATGTTCCTGCTAGAGAACTTATCACTGTTGAACCTCTATATTCAATAGATGATTTAAGACATACTGAAATTTTAAGAGATATTAAAAATACACTAGATCTTCAAAGTAAATATTGGCAAGAAATTCTTATTGATTAA
- a CDS encoding TrmH family RNA methyltransferase, translating to MDIITSKDNELFKSLKKLKAKKYRELDKLFLAEGRKFLEFEEIPKVIIFKEGVSEESIKLSEKFQCKKIILSEKLFKELSSQENSQGVIICYNSKEQKLDYLDKNIVVLNRVADPGNLGTIIRVADAAGFKDIILTKGSVDCYNEKTVRSSMGSILSINIYYLEEEDTIHLLKEKGYKIIATALEKDSIPYTKMRLEEKNAFVFGNEGDGISQNILLKSDEKVIIPIYGSAESLNVAMATGIILYDVRNRLDNK from the coding sequence TTGGATATAATAACAAGTAAAGACAATGAACTTTTCAAGAGTTTAAAAAAGTTAAAAGCAAAAAAATATAGAGAACTGGATAAATTATTTTTGGCAGAAGGAAGAAAATTTTTGGAATTTGAAGAGATTCCTAAAGTAATAATATTTAAAGAGGGAGTTTCAGAAGAAAGTATAAAATTATCTGAAAAATTTCAATGTAAAAAAATAATTTTAAGCGAAAAATTATTTAAAGAGTTAAGTTCACAAGAAAATTCTCAAGGAGTTATCATTTGCTATAATTCTAAAGAACAAAAATTGGATTATTTAGATAAAAATATTGTTGTCTTAAATAGAGTAGCAGATCCCGGAAATTTAGGAACAATTATAAGAGTAGCAGATGCAGCAGGATTTAAGGATATAATCTTAACTAAGGGAAGCGTAGATTGCTACAATGAAAAAACTGTAAGAAGCAGTATGGGATCAATTTTAAGTATAAATATCTACTATTTAGAAGAGGAAGATACCATACATCTATTGAAAGAGAAAGGGTATAAAATAATAGCTACAGCCTTAGAAAAAGATTCTATTCCATATACAAAAATGAGATTAGAAGAAAAAAATGCATTTGTATTTGGAAATGAAGGTGATGGAATTTCTCAAAATATATTGTTAAAAAGTGATGAGAAAGTAATAATTCCGATTTACGGAAGTGCAGAATCATTAAATGTAGCTATGGCCACAGGGATTATTTTATATGATGTAAGAAATAGATTAGACAATAAATAA
- a CDS encoding Cof-type HAD-IIB family hydrolase, which yields MIKLVVTDMDGTFLNDKKEFSNEFWEIHSEMEKKGIKFVVASGRQYQNLRKNFDKIKNKIVFIAENGSYVVEKEKEIYSRILSKEIIKKYVEIGRKIPTTNVVLCGKKSAYIESTEIEFVTEVEKYYEERKVVSNLLDFIDDEIIKITYCDLSGTERNVYPYIENEKDCQIVVSGEIWLDISHLESNKGIALEALQKELGVNYEETMIFGDYLNDLEMLKKGKYSFAMENAHEEIKKISNFIAKSNNENGVLEELKKII from the coding sequence ATGATAAAACTAGTTGTTACAGATATGGATGGAACATTTTTAAATGATAAAAAAGAGTTTTCAAATGAATTTTGGGAGATTCATTCAGAAATGGAGAAAAAGGGTATTAAATTTGTTGTAGCTAGTGGAAGGCAATATCAAAATTTAAGAAAAAATTTTGATAAGATAAAAAATAAAATAGTTTTTATTGCTGAAAATGGGAGTTATGTTGTAGAAAAAGAAAAAGAAATATATTCAAGAATATTATCTAAAGAGATAATAAAAAAATATGTTGAAATAGGAAGAAAGATACCTACAACAAATGTGGTATTATGTGGTAAGAAATCTGCATATATTGAATCGACTGAAATAGAATTTGTTACAGAAGTAGAAAAATATTATGAGGAAAGAAAAGTTGTTTCAAATCTTTTAGATTTTATAGATGATGAAATAATAAAAATTACTTATTGTGACTTAAGTGGAACAGAAAGAAATGTGTATCCCTATATAGAAAATGAAAAAGATTGCCAAATTGTTGTTTCAGGTGAAATTTGGTTAGATATAAGTCATTTGGAATCTAATAAAGGGATAGCATTAGAGGCTCTTCAAAAAGAGTTGGGAGTAAATTATGAAGAAACTATGATTTTTGGAGATTATTTAAATGATTTAGAAATGCTAAAAAAGGGTAAATATAGTTTTGCAATGGAAAATGCACATGAAGAAATAAAGAAAATATCAAATTTTATAGCAAAAAGTAACAATGAAAATGGAGTTTTAGAAGAGCTGAAAAAAATTATTTAA
- a CDS encoding MlaA family lipoprotein has product MNYKKLGLMISCIFFISCSPLKTKNDISEKNFEKKESLNQHTHLKSNEYLKLGNGKEIIYEPEGIRSEVVEKKEINGTKFIEVYDPLEPLNRRIYYFNYYLDKYVLIPAVNTYEFIAPKFVQKGVSNFFSNLQEINTFINSILQFEGRKATITFVRFGINSTIGILGLFDVASALELPKTYEDFGLTLAKYGVGNGPYLVLPGFGPSNLRDTAGKAAGIVSVSEINPYDQPVGFDVNNPGVTTMGAINARKENQNFRYYGTGSPFEYEYVRYFYTKYRDTLIDVNDVKVKGRGE; this is encoded by the coding sequence ATGAATTATAAAAAGTTAGGCTTAATGATAAGTTGCATATTTTTTATTAGCTGTTCTCCCTTAAAAACCAAAAATGATATTTCTGAAAAAAATTTTGAAAAAAAAGAAAGCTTAAATCAACATACTCATTTAAAGAGTAATGAATACTTAAAATTAGGAAATGGAAAAGAGATTATATATGAACCAGAAGGAATAAGAAGTGAAGTTGTAGAAAAGAAGGAGATAAATGGAACTAAATTTATAGAAGTTTATGATCCGTTAGAACCTTTGAACAGAAGAATATACTACTTTAATTATTATTTAGATAAATATGTTTTAATTCCAGCTGTTAATACTTATGAATTTATAGCACCAAAATTTGTTCAAAAAGGTGTGTCTAATTTCTTTTCAAATTTACAAGAAATTAATACGTTTATAAATTCAATATTACAATTTGAAGGAAGAAAAGCTACAATAACTTTTGTTAGATTTGGAATAAACTCAACAATTGGTATTTTAGGATTATTTGATGTGGCATCTGCTTTGGAATTACCAAAAACATACGAAGATTTTGGATTAACTTTAGCAAAATATGGAGTTGGAAATGGACCATACTTGGTATTACCTGGTTTTGGACCATCCAATCTTAGAGATACAGCAGGGAAAGCAGCAGGAATAGTAAGTGTTTCAGAGATAAATCCATATGATCAACCTGTTGGTTTTGATGTTAATAACCCAGGAGTTACTACGATGGGAGCAATTAATGCAAGAAAAGAAAATCAGAATTTTAGATACTATGGGACTGGAAGTCCTTTTGAGTATGAGTATGTAAGATATTTCTATACTAAATATAGAGATACATTAATAGATGTAAATGATGTAAAAGTAAAGGGGAGAGGTGAATAG
- a CDS encoding DUF3798 domain-containing protein, with translation MSFLLSVVSMGQAPYHIGVITGTVSQSEDGLRGAEEAIKLYGPADKGGEIVHVTYPDNFMQEMETTISQMVSLADDPKMKAIVVGEAIPGTVEAFRRIREKRPDILLLANSPHEDPEMIGEVSDLVVNPDSIARGYLIVKAAKEMGADKFMHISFPRHMSYELLSKRRNVMKVAANDLGMEFIEMTAPDPVSDVGVAGAQQFILEQVPNWITKYGDKTAFFATNDAHTEPLLKRVAEKGGYFVEADLPSPTMGYPGALGIQFTEDEKGNWPKILEKVEKTVGEKGGAKRMGTWAYSYNFSVTVSLVDLAKEVLDGKAQIDDFDALKEVLAKNTPGAQWNGSNYVDVRGVERENFYLLYQDTYVLGKGYLKMTELEVPEKYFSIK, from the coding sequence ATGAGTTTTTTATTATCAGTAGTTAGTATGGGACAAGCACCATATCATATTGGAGTAATAACAGGGACAGTTTCTCAATCAGAAGATGGATTAAGAGGAGCTGAAGAGGCCATAAAATTATATGGACCAGCAGATAAGGGTGGAGAGATAGTACATGTAACTTATCCAGATAATTTTATGCAAGAGATGGAAACGACAATTTCTCAAATGGTAAGTTTAGCAGATGATCCTAAAATGAAAGCTATTGTTGTAGGAGAAGCAATTCCAGGAACAGTGGAAGCGTTTAGAAGAATTAGAGAAAAAAGACCAGATATTTTACTTTTAGCAAATTCACCACACGAAGATCCTGAAATGATTGGAGAAGTTTCGGATTTAGTTGTGAATCCAGATAGTATAGCAAGAGGTTATTTAATAGTAAAAGCAGCAAAAGAGATGGGAGCAGATAAGTTTATGCATATTTCATTTCCTAGACATATGAGCTATGAGCTTCTGTCAAAAAGAAGAAATGTAATGAAAGTTGCTGCAAATGATTTAGGAATGGAGTTTATTGAAATGACAGCTCCAGATCCTGTAAGTGATGTAGGAGTAGCAGGAGCACAACAATTTATCTTAGAACAAGTTCCAAATTGGATAACTAAATATGGAGATAAAACAGCTTTTTTTGCAACAAATGATGCTCATACAGAGCCTTTATTAAAAAGAGTTGCAGAGAAAGGTGGATACTTTGTTGAGGCGGATTTACCATCGCCTACAATGGGATACCCTGGAGCTTTAGGGATACAATTTACAGAGGATGAAAAAGGGAATTGGCCAAAGATTTTAGAAAAAGTTGAAAAAACTGTGGGAGAAAAAGGTGGAGCAAAAAGAATGGGAACATGGGCTTATTCATACAATTTCTCTGTTACAGTTTCTTTAGTTGATTTAGCAAAAGAAGTACTAGATGGAAAAGCTCAAATAGATGATTTTGATGCTTTAAAAGAAGTTTTAGCAAAAAATACTCCAGGAGCTCAGTGGAATGGAAGTAATTATGTAGATGTTAGAGGAGTAGAGCGAGAGAATTTCTATTTGTTATACCAAGATACATATGTTTTAGGAAAAGGTTATTTAAAAATGACAGAACTAGAAGTGCCAGAAAAATATTTTTCAATAAAATAA